In Burkholderia sp. HI2500, one DNA window encodes the following:
- the rpsL gene encoding 30S ribosomal protein S12 translates to MPTINQLVRKGRQSETTKSKSPALQDCPQRRGVCTRVYTTTPKKPNSALRKVAKVRLTNGFEVISYIGGEGHNLQEHSVVLIRGGRVKDLPGVRYHMVRGSLDTQGVKDRKQARSKYGAKRAKAAK, encoded by the coding sequence ATGCCAACCATCAACCAACTGGTTCGCAAAGGCCGTCAGTCGGAAACGACGAAGAGCAAGAGCCCGGCCCTGCAGGACTGCCCCCAGCGTCGCGGCGTGTGCACCCGTGTGTACACGACGACGCCGAAGAAGCCGAACTCGGCACTCCGTAAGGTCGCCAAGGTTCGTCTGACGAACGGCTTCGAAGTGATTTCGTACATCGGCGGTGAAGGCCACAACCTGCAGGAACACTCGGTTGTGCTGATCCGCGGCGGCCGTGTGAAGGACTTGCCGGGTGTGCGTTACCACATGGTTCGCGGCTCGCTGGATACCCAGGGCGTCAAGGACCGTAAGCAAGCGCGCTCGAAGTACGGCGCGAAGCGTGCAAAGGCTGCCAAGTAA
- the rplD gene encoding 50S ribosomal protein L4, giving the protein MELKLLNENGQEGAVVNASDVVFGRDYNEALIHQVVVAYQANARQGNRAQKDREQVKHTTKKPWRQKGTGRARAGMSSSPLWRGGGRIFPNSPEENFSHKVNKKMHRAGLCSIFSQLAREGRLSVVEDIILEAPKTKLLAEKFKTMGLDSVLIITDTVDENLYLASRNLPHVAIVEPRYADPLSLIYFKKVLVTKAAVAQIEELLS; this is encoded by the coding sequence ATGGAACTCAAGCTCCTGAACGAAAATGGTCAGGAAGGTGCAGTGGTCAACGCATCGGACGTCGTGTTCGGTCGTGACTACAACGAAGCGCTGATCCACCAGGTCGTCGTCGCTTACCAGGCGAATGCTCGCCAGGGTAACCGCGCACAGAAGGACCGTGAGCAAGTCAAGCACACGACGAAGAAGCCGTGGCGCCAGAAGGGTACGGGCCGCGCTCGTGCCGGTATGTCGTCGAGCCCGTTGTGGCGTGGCGGTGGTCGTATCTTCCCGAATTCGCCGGAAGAAAACTTCTCGCACAAGGTCAACAAGAAGATGCATCGCGCAGGTCTCTGCTCGATCTTCTCGCAGCTGGCCCGTGAAGGCCGTCTGTCGGTCGTCGAGGACATCATCCTCGAAGCGCCGAAGACCAAGCTGCTGGCCGAAAAATTCAAGACCATGGGTCTCGACTCCGTGCTGATCATTACGGATACGGTCGACGAGAACCTGTACCTGGCTTCGCGCAACCTGCCGCACGTGGCGATTGTCGAGCCGCGCTACGCTGACCCGCTGTCGCTGATCTACTTCAAGAAAGTGCTGGTCACGAAGGCTGCGGTCGCCCAGATCGAGGAGTTGCTGTCATGA
- the rpsG gene encoding 30S ribosomal protein S7, whose protein sequence is MPRRREVPKREVLPDPKFGNVDVAKFMNMLMLSGKKSVAERIVYGAFEQIQTKGGKDPLEVFTVALNNVKPVVEVKSRRVGGANYQVPVEVRPSRRMALAMRWLREAAKKRSEKSMALRLAGELSEAAEGRGGAMKKRDEVHRMAEANRAFSHFRF, encoded by the coding sequence ATGCCGCGTCGTCGCGAAGTCCCCAAGCGGGAAGTGTTGCCGGATCCGAAGTTCGGTAACGTTGATGTAGCCAAGTTCATGAACATGCTGATGCTGTCCGGCAAGAAGTCGGTCGCAGAGCGCATCGTTTATGGCGCATTCGAACAGATCCAGACCAAGGGTGGCAAGGACCCGCTGGAAGTGTTCACGGTTGCGCTCAACAACGTCAAGCCGGTGGTCGAAGTGAAGAGCCGTCGCGTTGGTGGTGCCAACTATCAAGTTCCGGTCGAAGTGCGCCCGTCGCGTCGTATGGCATTGGCGATGCGCTGGCTGCGTGAGGCTGCGAAGAAGCGTAGCGAGAAGTCGATGGCCCTGCGCCTGGCAGGTGAACTCTCCGAAGCGGCCGAAGGCCGTGGCGGCGCGATGAAGAAGCGCGACGAAGTTCACCGCATGGCAGAAGCCAACCGCGCGTTCTCGCATTTCCGTTTCTAA
- the rpsC gene encoding 30S ribosomal protein S3 — protein sequence MGQKIHPTGFRLAVSRNWASRWYANNNNFAAMLQEDIGVREYLKKKLKNASVGRVVIERPAKNARITIYSSRPGVVIGKKGEDIEQLKTELQRRMGVPVHVNIEEIRKPETDAQLIADSITQQLERRIMFRRAMKRAMQNAMRLGAQGIKIMSAGRLNGIEIARTEWYREGRVPLHTLRADIDYATSEAKTTYGIIGVKVWVYKGDTLGRNDAPVVEEVAEDKRPRRNARPGDRRPRRDGEGGAPGARRGAPRRGAGKPEDGKTGE from the coding sequence ATGGGACAGAAAATTCATCCGACTGGCTTCCGCCTGGCTGTCAGCCGCAATTGGGCTTCGCGTTGGTACGCGAACAACAACAATTTCGCGGCGATGCTGCAGGAAGACATCGGTGTTCGTGAATACCTGAAGAAGAAGCTGAAGAACGCTTCGGTCGGTCGGGTCGTCATCGAGCGTCCGGCGAAGAACGCGCGCATCACGATTTACAGCTCGCGTCCGGGTGTGGTCATCGGCAAGAAGGGCGAGGATATCGAGCAGCTGAAGACGGAACTGCAACGCCGCATGGGCGTTCCGGTTCACGTCAACATCGAAGAAATCCGCAAGCCGGAAACCGATGCTCAGCTGATCGCTGACTCGATCACGCAACAGCTCGAGCGCCGGATCATGTTCCGTCGCGCGATGAAGCGTGCGATGCAGAACGCGATGCGTCTGGGTGCCCAAGGCATCAAGATCATGAGCGCGGGCCGTCTGAACGGTATCGAAATCGCTCGTACGGAGTGGTATCGCGAAGGTCGCGTGCCCCTTCACACGCTGCGTGCTGATATCGACTACGCAACCTCGGAAGCGAAGACGACCTACGGGATCATCGGCGTCAAGGTGTGGGTTTACAAGGGCGACACGCTCGGCCGCAACGACGCACCGGTGGTGGAAGAAGTAGCCGAAGACAAGCGTCCGCGTCGCAATGCGCGTCCGGGCGACCGTCGTCCGCGCCGTGACGGCGAAGGCGGCGCTCCGGGTGCTCGTCGTGGCGCACCGCGCCGCGGCGCCGGCAAGCCCGAAGACGGCAAGACTGGAGAATAA
- the rplV gene encoding 50S ribosomal protein L22: protein MEVKAIHRGARISAQKTRLVADQIRGLPVDKALNVLTFSPKKAAGIVKKVVLSAIANAEHNEGADIDELKIKSIYVDKAASLKRFTARAKGRGNRIEKQSCHITVTVGN from the coding sequence ATGGAAGTGAAAGCAATTCATCGCGGTGCCCGCATCTCGGCGCAGAAAACGCGCCTTGTGGCTGACCAGATCCGCGGTTTGCCGGTCGACAAGGCGCTGAACGTTCTGACGTTCTCGCCGAAGAAGGCGGCTGGCATCGTGAAGAAGGTTGTGCTGTCGGCAATCGCGAATGCGGAGCACAACGAAGGCGCTGATATCGACGAGCTCAAGATCAAGAGCATCTACGTCGACAAGGCTGCATCGCTCAAGCGTTTCACCGCGCGCGCCAAGGGCCGCGGTAACCGCATCGAGAAGCAATCCTGTCACATCACTGTGACGGTCGGGAATTAA
- the recQ gene encoding DNA helicase RecQ, with protein sequence MSRALEILDEVFGYPAFRGQQGEIVEHVAGGGDCLVLMPTGGGKSLCYQIPALLRREAGQGAGIVVSPLIALMQDQVAALSEVGVRAAYLNSTLSGAEAAATERALREGEIDLLYVAPERLMTGRFLDLLERAKIGLFAIDEAHCVSQWGHDFRPEYIQLSVLHERFPSVPRIALTATADAITRDEIIHRLALDDARVFVSSFDRPNIRYRIVEKDNARSQLLDFIRAEHTNADGTTDAGVVYCLSRRKVEETAEWLKAQGVRALPYHAGMEFEVRQKHQEMFQREEGIVMCATIAFGMGIDKPDVRFVAHLDLPKSVEGYYQETGRAGRDGMPANAWMAYGLGDVVQQRKMIDESDADDAHKRVQTSKLDALLGLCETISCRRVRLLNYFGEESKPCGNCDTCLEPPASWDATREAQMALSCVFRAQRASGFNFGSSHLIEILRGGRTEKVLQRGHDQLTTFGIGASLSEPEWRAIFRQLVAYGYLAVDHGGFGALVLTEAAKPVLKNEEKVTLRRYVKPQRTRQSSSRSGTRVDPTAGMGTRERARWDALRAWRAETAKTDGVPAYVIFHDATLAEIARNAPETIDDLRHIPGMGVRKLERFGDEIIDVVESA encoded by the coding sequence ATGTCCCGCGCCCTCGAAATCCTCGACGAAGTATTTGGTTACCCCGCATTTCGCGGCCAGCAGGGCGAGATCGTCGAGCACGTCGCCGGCGGCGGCGATTGCCTCGTGCTGATGCCAACCGGCGGCGGCAAGTCGCTGTGCTATCAGATTCCCGCATTGCTGCGCCGCGAGGCCGGGCAGGGCGCCGGCATCGTCGTGTCGCCGTTGATCGCGCTGATGCAGGACCAGGTCGCCGCGCTGAGCGAAGTGGGGGTGCGCGCCGCGTACCTGAATTCGACGCTGTCGGGCGCCGAGGCTGCGGCGACCGAGCGCGCGCTGCGCGAGGGCGAAATCGACCTGCTGTACGTCGCGCCGGAACGGCTGATGACGGGGCGCTTCCTCGACCTGCTCGAGCGCGCGAAGATCGGCCTGTTCGCGATCGACGAAGCACACTGCGTGTCGCAATGGGGGCACGATTTCCGCCCGGAATACATCCAGCTGTCGGTGCTGCATGAGCGCTTCCCGTCGGTGCCGCGCATCGCGCTGACCGCCACGGCCGATGCGATCACGCGCGATGAGATCATCCACCGTCTCGCGCTCGACGATGCGCGCGTGTTCGTGTCGAGCTTCGACCGCCCGAACATCCGCTACCGGATCGTCGAAAAGGACAACGCGCGTTCGCAACTGCTCGATTTCATTCGTGCCGAGCACACGAATGCCGATGGTACGACCGATGCAGGCGTTGTCTATTGCCTGTCGCGCCGCAAGGTCGAGGAAACGGCCGAATGGCTGAAGGCGCAGGGCGTGCGTGCGCTGCCGTATCACGCGGGGATGGAGTTCGAGGTGCGGCAGAAGCATCAGGAAATGTTCCAGCGCGAGGAAGGTATCGTGATGTGCGCGACGATCGCGTTCGGCATGGGCATCGACAAGCCGGACGTGCGCTTCGTCGCGCACCTGGATCTGCCGAAGAGCGTCGAAGGCTACTACCAGGAGACGGGCCGCGCCGGCCGCGACGGGATGCCCGCGAATGCGTGGATGGCGTACGGCCTCGGCGACGTCGTCCAGCAGCGCAAGATGATCGACGAGTCCGATGCGGACGACGCGCACAAGCGCGTCCAGACGTCGAAGCTCGACGCGCTGCTCGGGCTGTGCGAGACGATCTCGTGCCGTCGCGTGCGGCTGCTGAACTACTTCGGCGAGGAGAGCAAGCCGTGCGGCAACTGCGACACGTGCCTCGAGCCGCCGGCTTCGTGGGACGCCACGCGTGAGGCGCAGATGGCGCTGTCGTGCGTGTTCCGCGCGCAGCGCGCGAGCGGCTTCAATTTCGGCTCGAGCCACCTGATCGAGATCCTGCGCGGCGGGCGCACCGAAAAGGTGTTGCAGCGCGGCCACGACCAGCTCACGACGTTCGGAATCGGCGCATCGCTGTCGGAGCCCGAATGGCGGGCGATTTTCCGGCAGCTCGTCGCGTACGGCTACCTGGCCGTCGATCATGGCGGCTTCGGCGCGCTCGTGCTGACCGAGGCCGCGAAGCCCGTGCTGAAGAACGAGGAGAAGGTCACGCTGCGCCGCTACGTGAAGCCGCAGCGCACGCGCCAGTCGTCGAGCCGCAGCGGTACGCGCGTCGATCCGACGGCCGGCATGGGCACGCGTGAGCGCGCACGGTGGGATGCGCTGCGCGCGTGGCGTGCGGAAACGGCGAAAACGGACGGCGTGCCGGCCTACGTGATCTTCCACGACGCAACGCTCGCCGAGATCGCGCGCAACGCGCCGGAGACGATCGACGACCTGCGCCATATCCCCGGCATGGGCGTGCGCAAGCTCGAACGCTTCGGCGACGAGATCATCGACGTCGTCGAGTCGGCTTGA
- the rplB gene encoding 50S ribosomal protein L2: MAIVKVKPTSPGRRAMVKVVNKNLHQGKPFAALLDSQSSTAGRNNNGRITTRHKGGGHKQHYRIVDFRRTKDGIPAKVERLEYDPNRSANIALVLYADGERRYIIAPKGLTVGQQLMSGSEAPIRAGNTLPIRNIPVGTTIHCIEMLPGKGAQMARSAGTSAMLLAREGVYAQVRLRSGEIRRVHIECRATIGEVGNEEHSLRQIGKAGANRWRGIRPTVRGVAMNPVDHPHGGGEGKTAAGRDPVSPWGTPAKGYRTRSNKRTTTMIVQRRHKR, encoded by the coding sequence ATGGCAATCGTTAAAGTTAAGCCGACATCGCCGGGTCGCCGCGCGATGGTCAAGGTGGTCAACAAGAACCTGCACCAGGGCAAGCCGTTCGCGGCACTGCTCGACTCGCAGAGCTCGACCGCCGGCCGTAACAACAACGGTCGTATCACCACGCGTCACAAGGGTGGTGGTCACAAGCAGCACTACCGTATCGTCGATTTCCGTCGCACGAAGGATGGCATTCCGGCAAAGGTCGAGCGTCTCGAGTACGACCCGAACCGTAGCGCGAACATCGCGCTGGTGCTCTACGCAGACGGTGAACGTCGCTACATCATCGCCCCGAAGGGCCTGACCGTCGGCCAACAGCTGATGTCGGGTTCGGAAGCGCCGATCCGTGCAGGCAACACGCTGCCGATCCGCAACATTCCGGTCGGTACCACGATCCACTGCATCGAGATGTTGCCGGGCAAGGGCGCGCAAATGGCGCGTTCGGCTGGTACGTCGGCCATGCTGCTCGCCCGTGAAGGCGTCTACGCGCAGGTTCGTCTGCGTTCGGGCGAAATCCGCCGCGTGCACATCGAGTGCCGTGCAACGATCGGTGAAGTCGGCAACGAAGAGCATAGCCTGCGCCAGATCGGCAAGGCTGGCGCGAACCGCTGGCGCGGTATCCGCCCGACGGTGCGTGGCGTTGCGATGAACCCGGTTGATCACCCGCACGGTGGTGGTGAGGGCAAGACGGCTGCAGGTCGCGATCCGGTTAGCCCGTGGGGTACGCCGGCTAAGGGTTATCGCACCCGTAGCAACAAGCGCACGACGACGATGATCGTCCAGCGCCGTCACAAGCGTTAA
- the fusA gene encoding elongation factor G gives MARKTPIERYRNIGISAHIDAGKTTTTERILFYTGVNHKIGEVHDGAATMDWMEQEQERGITITSAATTAFWKGMGGNYPEHRINIIDTPGHVDFTIEVERSMRVLDGACMVYCAVGGVQPQSETVWRQANKYKVPRLAFVNKMDRTGANFFKVYDQLRLRLKANPVPVVVPIGAEENFKGVVDLIKMKAIIWDEASQGTKFDYVDIPAELAETCKEWREKMVEVAAEASEDLMNKYLEEGDLPEADIVKALRDRTIACEIQPMLCGTAFKNKGVQRMLDAVIDFLPSPVDIPPVKGELENGEEAERKASDDEKFSSLAFKIMTDPFVGQLIFFRVYSGVVNSGDTLLNSTKGKKERLGRILQMHANQREEIKEVRAGDIAAAVGLKEATTGDTLCDPANPIVLERMVFPEPVISQAVEPKTKADQEKMGLALNRLAQEDPSFRVQTDEESGQTIISGMGELHLEILVDRMKREFGVEATVGKPQVAYRETIRSTAKDVDGKFVKQSGGRGQYGHAVITLEPNEQGKGYEFFDEIKGGVIPREYIPAVDKGIQDTLKSGVLAGFPVVDVKVHLTFGSYHDVDSNENAFRMAGSMAFKEAMRKANPVVLEPMMAVEVETPEDYMGNVMGDLSGRRGIVQGMEDMVGGGKIVRAEVPLSEMFGYSTSLRSLTQGRATYTMEFKHYAEAPRNVADAIISAKSK, from the coding sequence GTGGCTCGCAAGACTCCTATCGAGCGCTACCGCAATATCGGTATTAGCGCTCACATCGACGCCGGCAAGACGACGACGACCGAGCGCATTCTGTTTTACACCGGTGTGAACCACAAGATCGGTGAAGTCCACGACGGCGCAGCCACGATGGACTGGATGGAGCAGGAACAGGAGCGTGGCATCACGATCACGTCCGCTGCTACCACGGCCTTCTGGAAGGGCATGGGCGGCAACTATCCGGAACACCGCATCAACATCATCGACACCCCGGGCCACGTCGACTTCACGATTGAAGTCGAGCGCTCGATGCGCGTGCTCGACGGCGCGTGCATGGTGTACTGCGCAGTGGGCGGCGTGCAGCCGCAGTCGGAAACGGTGTGGCGCCAGGCTAACAAGTACAAGGTGCCGCGTCTCGCGTTCGTCAACAAGATGGACCGTACCGGCGCGAACTTCTTCAAGGTCTACGACCAGCTCCGTCTGCGCCTGAAGGCGAACCCGGTTCCGGTCGTGGTGCCGATCGGCGCGGAAGAAAACTTCAAGGGCGTCGTCGACCTGATCAAGATGAAGGCGATCATTTGGGACGAAGCGTCGCAAGGCACGAAGTTCGACTACGTCGACATCCCGGCCGAGCTCGCAGAGACCTGCAAGGAATGGCGCGAAAAGATGGTCGAAGTGGCTGCCGAAGCCAGCGAAGACCTGATGAACAAGTACCTGGAAGAAGGCGATCTGCCGGAAGCCGACATCGTCAAGGCGCTGCGCGACCGTACGATCGCGTGCGAAATCCAGCCGATGCTGTGCGGTACCGCGTTCAAGAACAAGGGCGTGCAGCGTATGCTCGACGCCGTGATCGACTTCCTGCCGTCGCCGGTCGACATCCCGCCGGTCAAGGGCGAGCTCGAAAACGGTGAAGAAGCAGAGCGCAAGGCGTCGGACGACGAGAAGTTCTCGTCGCTCGCGTTCAAGATCATGACCGACCCGTTCGTCGGCCAGCTGATCTTCTTCCGTGTGTACTCGGGCGTCGTCAACTCGGGCGACACGCTGCTGAACTCGACCAAGGGCAAGAAGGAACGCCTCGGCCGTATTCTGCAGATGCACGCGAACCAGCGTGAAGAAATCAAGGAAGTCCGTGCAGGCGACATCGCTGCTGCGGTCGGCCTGAAGGAAGCGACCACCGGCGATACGCTGTGCGATCCGGCAAACCCGATCGTGCTCGAGCGCATGGTGTTCCCGGAGCCGGTGATTTCGCAGGCTGTCGAGCCGAAGACCAAGGCTGACCAGGAAAAGATGGGCCTGGCGCTGAACCGTCTGGCGCAAGAAGATCCGTCGTTCCGCGTGCAGACCGACGAAGAGTCGGGCCAGACCATCATTTCGGGCATGGGCGAGCTCCACCTCGAAATTCTGGTCGACCGGATGAAGCGTGAATTCGGCGTGGAAGCAACCGTCGGCAAGCCGCAGGTTGCCTACCGCGAAACGATCCGTTCGACGGCGAAGGACGTCGACGGCAAGTTCGTCAAGCAGTCGGGTGGTCGCGGCCAGTACGGTCACGCAGTCATCACGCTCGAGCCGAACGAACAAGGCAAGGGCTACGAGTTCTTCGACGAGATCAAGGGTGGTGTGATTCCGCGTGAATACATCCCGGCGGTCGACAAGGGTATCCAGGACACGCTGAAGTCGGGCGTGCTGGCCGGCTTCCCGGTCGTCGACGTGAAGGTTCACCTGACGTTCGGTTCGTACCACGACGTTGACTCGAACGAAAACGCGTTCCGCATGGCCGGTTCGATGGCGTTCAAGGAAGCGATGCGCAAGGCGAACCCGGTCGTCCTCGAGCCGATGATGGCGGTCGAAGTCGAGACGCCGGAAGACTACATGGGCAACGTGATGGGCGACCTGTCGGGCCGTCGCGGTATCGTCCAGGGCATGGAAGACATGGTTGGCGGCGGCAAGATCGTGCGTGCCGAAGTACCGCTGTCGGAAATGTTCGGTTACTCGACGTCGCTGCGTTCGCTGACGCAAGGTCGTGCAACGTACACGATGGAGTTCAAGCACTACGCTGAAGCTCCGCGCAACGTTGCTGACGCGATCATCAGCGCGAAGTCGAAGTAA
- the rplW gene encoding 50S ribosomal protein L23: MSEIRKNDHRLMQVLLAPVISEKATLVADKNEQVVFEVAPDATKQEVKAAVELLFKVEVDSVNVLVQKGKQKRFGRSMGRRKDVKKAYVCLKPGQEINFEAEAK, translated from the coding sequence ATGAGCGAGATTCGCAAGAACGATCATCGTTTGATGCAGGTCCTGCTCGCGCCGGTGATCTCGGAAAAGGCGACGCTGGTTGCCGACAAGAACGAGCAAGTCGTGTTCGAAGTCGCACCGGATGCCACGAAGCAGGAAGTGAAGGCGGCTGTCGAGCTGCTGTTCAAGGTTGAAGTTGATTCCGTCAACGTGCTGGTTCAGAAGGGCAAGCAGAAGCGCTTTGGCCGTTCGATGGGCCGCCGCAAGGACGTGAAGAAGGCGTACGTTTGCCTGAAGCCCGGCCAGGAAATCAACTTTGAAGCGGAGGCCAAGTAA
- the rpsJ gene encoding 30S ribosomal protein S10, whose amino-acid sequence MQQQKIRIRLKAFDYRLIDQSAAEIVDTAKRTGAIVRGPVPLPTRIQRFDILRSPHVNKTSRDQLEIRTHQRLMDIVDPTDKTVDALMKLDLPAGVDVEIKLQ is encoded by the coding sequence ATGCAGCAACAGAAAATCCGCATTCGCCTGAAGGCATTCGACTATCGTCTGATCGATCAATCGGCTGCCGAGATCGTCGATACCGCGAAGCGGACTGGCGCAATCGTCCGTGGCCCGGTGCCGCTGCCGACGCGCATTCAGCGTTTTGACATCCTGCGTTCGCCGCACGTCAACAAGACGTCGCGCGATCAGCTCGAAATCCGTACCCACCAGCGCCTGATGGACATCGTCGATCCGACCGACAAGACGGTTGACGCGCTGATGAAGCTCGACCTGCCGGCTGGCGTCGACGTGGAAATCAAGCTGCAGTAA
- the rpsS gene encoding 30S ribosomal protein S19 has protein sequence MARSVKKGPFCDAHLLKKVEAAAASRDKKPIKTWSRRSTILPDFIGLTIAVHNGRQHVPVYISENMVGHKLGEFALTRTFKGHAADKKAKK, from the coding sequence ATGGCACGTTCTGTTAAAAAAGGTCCGTTCTGCGACGCCCATTTGCTGAAGAAAGTTGAGGCGGCTGCAGCTTCGCGCGACAAAAAGCCGATCAAGACCTGGTCGCGTCGCTCGACGATTCTGCCGGATTTCATCGGCCTGACGATCGCTGTTCACAACGGCCGTCAACACGTTCCGGTGTACATCTCGGAAAACATGGTCGGCCACAAGCTTGGCGAGTTCGCACTGACCCGTACGTTCAAGGGTCACGCAGCCGACAAGAAGGCCAAGAAATAA
- the rplC gene encoding 50S ribosomal protein L3, translating into MSLGLVGRKVGMTRIFTAEGDSIPVTVLDVSDNRVTQIKTVETDGYTAVQVAFGSRRASRVTKPLAGHLAKAGVEAGEILKEFRIDAAKAAELSNGAVVGADLFEVGQKVDVQGVSIGKGYAGTIKRYNFSSGRATHGNSRSHNVPGSIGMAQDPGRVFPGKRMTGHMGDVTVTVQNLEIARIDAERKLLLVKGAIPGAKGGKVFVTPAVKTKGAK; encoded by the coding sequence ATGAGCCTTGGACTCGTAGGTCGCAAGGTTGGCATGACCCGTATCTTCACGGCGGAAGGGGATTCGATTCCCGTCACCGTGCTGGACGTGTCGGACAACCGCGTGACGCAGATCAAGACTGTTGAAACCGACGGCTACACGGCCGTGCAGGTTGCATTCGGCTCCCGTCGTGCCTCGCGCGTGACGAAGCCGCTGGCAGGTCATCTCGCCAAAGCCGGTGTCGAAGCCGGTGAAATCCTCAAGGAATTCCGCATTGACGCGGCCAAGGCAGCTGAGCTGTCGAATGGCGCCGTGGTCGGTGCTGATCTTTTCGAAGTGGGCCAGAAGGTCGACGTGCAAGGCGTGTCGATCGGTAAGGGCTACGCCGGTACGATCAAGCGTTACAACTTCTCCTCCGGCCGTGCCACGCACGGTAACTCGCGCTCGCACAACGTGCCGGGCTCGATCGGTATGGCGCAGGATCCGGGTCGTGTTTTCCCGGGGAAACGCATGACGGGTCACATGGGTGACGTGACGGTGACGGTGCAGAACCTCGAAATCGCCCGTATCGACGCAGAGCGCAAGCTGCTGCTCGTGAAGGGTGCGATTCCGGGCGCGAAGGGCGGCAAGGTCTTCGTGACGCCGGCCGTCAAGACCAAGGGGGCGAAATAA
- the tuf gene encoding elongation factor Tu, translating into MAKGKFERTKPHVNVGTIGHVDHGKTTLTAAITTVLTKKFGGEAKAYDQIDAAPEEKARGITINTAHVEYETANRHYAHVDCPGHADYVKNMITGAAQMDGAILVCSAADGPMPQTREHILLARQVGVPYIIVFLNKCDMVDDAELLELVEMEVRELLSKYDFPGDDTPIVKGSAKLALEGDTGELGEVAIMSLADALDTYIPTPERAVDGAFLMPVEDVFSISGRGTVVTGRVERGIVKVGEEIEIVGIKPTVKTTCTGVEMFRKLLDQGQAGDNVGILLRGTKREDVERGQVLAKPGSITPHTHFTAEVYVLSKDEGGRHTPFFNNYRPQFYFRTTDVTGSIELPKDKEMVMPGDNVSITVKLIAPIAMEEGLRFAIREGGRTVGAGVVAKIIE; encoded by the coding sequence ATGGCAAAAGGTAAATTCGAGCGGACCAAGCCGCACGTGAACGTTGGTACGATTGGTCACGTTGACCACGGCAAGACGACGCTGACGGCAGCGATCACGACGGTTCTGACGAAGAAGTTCGGCGGCGAAGCGAAGGCATACGACCAGATCGACGCGGCACCGGAAGAAAAGGCGCGCGGCATCACGATCAACACGGCACACGTCGAGTACGAAACGGCTAACCGCCACTACGCACACGTCGACTGCCCGGGCCACGCTGACTATGTGAAGAACATGATCACGGGCGCAGCGCAGATGGACGGCGCGATCCTGGTTTGCTCGGCAGCAGACGGCCCGATGCCGCAGACGCGTGAGCACATCCTGCTGGCACGTCAGGTTGGCGTTCCGTACATCATCGTGTTTCTGAACAAGTGCGACATGGTGGACGACGCTGAACTGCTCGAGCTGGTCGAGATGGAAGTTCGCGAACTCCTGTCGAAGTACGACTTCCCGGGCGACGACACGCCGATCGTGAAGGGTTCGGCCAAGCTGGCGCTGGAAGGCGACACGGGCGAGCTGGGCGAAGTGGCGATCATGAGCCTGGCCGACGCGCTGGACACGTACATCCCGACGCCGGAGCGTGCAGTTGACGGCGCGTTCCTGATGCCGGTGGAAGACGTGTTCTCGATCTCGGGCCGTGGTACGGTTGTGACGGGTCGCGTTGAGCGCGGCATCGTGAAGGTCGGCGAAGAAATCGAAATCGTCGGTATCAAGCCGACGGTGAAGACGACCTGCACGGGCGTTGAAATGTTCCGCAAGCTGCTGGACCAAGGTCAAGCAGGCGACAACGTTGGTATCCTGCTGCGCGGCACGAAGCGTGAAGACGTGGAGCGTGGCCAGGTTCTGGCGAAGCCGGGTTCGATCACGCCGCACACGCACTTCACGGCTGAAGTGTACGTGCTGAGCAAGGACGAAGGCGGCCGTCACACGCCGTTCTTCAACAACTACCGTCCGCAGTTCTACTTCCGTACGACGGACGTGACGGGCTCGATCGAGCTGCCGAAGGACAAGGAAATGGTGATGCCGGGCGACAACGTGTCGATCACGGTGAAGCTGATCGCTCCGATCGCGATGGAAGAAGGTCTGCGCTTCGCAATCCGCGAAGGCGGCCGTACGGTCGGCGCCGGCGTCGTCGCCAAGATCATCGAGTAA